Proteins encoded by one window of Vitreimonas flagellata:
- the aguB gene encoding N-carbamoylputrescine amidase, which yields MPRTIKVAAIQTSYGEDLKANIEKTERFVREAAGKGAQVILPSELYQGPYFCTTQEEKWFGTAHEAATHPCVVAMAPVAKELGVVVPVSIFERDGPLYYNSIVILDADGKQLGVYRKSHIPDGPGYQEKYYFRPGDTGFKVWDTAFGRIGVGICWDQWFPECARAMAIQGAEVLFYPTAIGSEPHDSSLDTRDPWRRAMQGHAVSNVIPVVASNRIGTEASGQKFYGSSFIADHRGDLVQSFEREDEGVLVHEFERDFLDRHRAAWGFFRDRRTEFYR from the coding sequence ATGCCACGTACGATTAAAGTCGCCGCGATCCAAACCAGCTACGGCGAAGACCTGAAAGCCAATATCGAAAAGACCGAACGCTTCGTGCGCGAAGCGGCAGGCAAGGGCGCGCAAGTGATCCTGCCGTCGGAGCTCTATCAGGGCCCGTATTTCTGCACGACGCAGGAAGAGAAATGGTTCGGCACGGCGCACGAGGCGGCGACGCACCCGTGTGTTGTCGCGATGGCGCCTGTGGCGAAGGAGCTGGGCGTCGTCGTGCCGGTCTCGATCTTCGAGCGCGACGGGCCGCTCTATTACAATTCGATCGTCATCCTGGATGCGGATGGCAAGCAGCTCGGCGTGTATCGCAAGAGCCACATTCCTGACGGCCCCGGCTATCAGGAGAAATATTATTTCCGCCCCGGCGATACCGGCTTCAAAGTTTGGGACACCGCGTTCGGCCGCATCGGTGTGGGCATTTGCTGGGATCAATGGTTTCCCGAGTGCGCGCGCGCGATGGCGATCCAAGGCGCGGAAGTGTTGTTCTACCCGACTGCGATCGGCAGCGAGCCTCACGATAGCTCGCTCGACACGCGCGATCCGTGGCGGCGCGCGATGCAAGGCCATGCCGTGTCGAACGTGATCCCGGTAGTGGCGAGCAATCGCATCGGCACGGAAGCGAGCGGGCAGAAATTCTACGGCTCCAGCTTCATCGCCGATCATCGCGGCGATCTGGTGCAAAGCTTCGAGCGCGAAGACGAAGGCGTGCTCGTGCACGAATTCGAACGCGATTTCCTCGACCGCCACCGCGCCGCTTGGGGTTTCTTCCGCGACCGGCGGACGGAGTTTTATCGGTAA
- a CDS encoding DsbA family oxidoreductase → MTQTLRIDFVSDVACPWCVVGLRSLLQALDAVGDQVKAEIRFQPFELNPNMAPEGENTTEHIQRKYGASPERSAASRQAIKDSGAQLGFTFNYGPESRIWNTFDAHRLLHWAGLEGKQLALKEALFKSNFTDQRPTNDADALADAVAEAGLDPARARQILASDEFAAEVRAEEEQWRRNGIQAVPSVIFNERWLIQGGQPPQVFEQAIREIVAGTGREAS, encoded by the coding sequence ATGACCCAAACCCTTCGCATCGATTTCGTCTCTGACGTGGCGTGCCCTTGGTGTGTGGTGGGCTTGCGGTCTTTGTTGCAGGCGCTGGATGCGGTGGGCGATCAGGTGAAGGCGGAGATCCGCTTCCAGCCGTTCGAGCTCAATCCGAACATGGCGCCGGAAGGCGAGAACACGACCGAGCACATTCAGAGGAAATACGGCGCCTCGCCGGAGCGTTCGGCCGCCTCGCGCCAAGCGATCAAGGACAGCGGCGCGCAGCTTGGCTTTACGTTCAATTACGGGCCGGAGAGCCGCATCTGGAATACATTCGACGCGCACCGGCTGCTGCATTGGGCGGGGCTTGAAGGCAAGCAGCTCGCGCTGAAGGAAGCGCTGTTTAAGTCGAACTTCACCGATCAGCGGCCGACGAATGATGCGGATGCGCTGGCGGATGCTGTGGCGGAAGCGGGCCTCGATCCCGCACGCGCGCGCCAGATTTTGGCGTCGGACGAATTCGCAGCTGAGGTGCGCGCCGAGGAAGAACAATGGCGGCGCAACGGCATTCAAGCCGTGCCATCGGTGATCTTCAACGAACGCTGGCTGATCCAAGGCGGCCAGCCGCCACAAGTGTTCGAACAAGCGATCCGCGAGATCGTCGCAGGCACTGGGCGCGAAGCAAGCTAA
- a CDS encoding flavin-containing monooxygenase, whose product MRVAIIGAGLGGLCAAIQLKQAGYTDITILEKSDGVGGTWRDNLYPGCACDVPVALYQFSFAPTPKWSHLYARGPEIREYANDLCDWFQLHPHLKLNEEPIRAVWDDAKSSWALTTRTGATYEADVIVSALGQLNRPQWPNIPGRDTFKGASMHSARWDQSVSLKGKRVLCIGSAASAVQLIPEVAKEAAHLTVFQRTPNWCIPRMDQAITDEDKVLMMTNPEIAMKLGAMTRELIYERADHFFWQAFEWTPEGRAALTRQSLDHLAAQIPNETLRKKLTPDYPIGCKRVLIVDDFYPALMRDNVELVTERIDRISENGVVTKDGVTHEGDVIIYATGFETTDWHWSLDMYGRGGVHLSEAWKDGPQAYLGLLTAGFPNMFMLYGPNTNLAHNSITFMIERQVEYIVKTLAATRAQNARSVTVRDDAQARFNAGLQERLAKTVWADPHCASWYKNAAGRITQNWGSHTRDYAKATAEPVLADLELR is encoded by the coding sequence ATGCGCGTAGCGATCATCGGCGCGGGTCTTGGCGGGCTTTGCGCGGCGATTCAGCTGAAGCAGGCCGGCTACACCGACATCACCATCCTGGAAAAATCCGACGGCGTCGGCGGCACTTGGCGCGACAATCTTTATCCCGGCTGCGCCTGCGACGTGCCGGTCGCGCTTTACCAATTCTCATTCGCGCCGACGCCAAAATGGAGCCACCTTTACGCACGCGGCCCAGAAATTCGTGAATACGCCAACGATCTCTGCGATTGGTTCCAACTCCACCCGCACCTGAAGCTCAACGAAGAGCCGATCAGAGCCGTGTGGGACGATGCGAAATCTTCGTGGGCGCTCACCACGCGCACTGGCGCCACGTACGAAGCAGATGTGATCGTTTCCGCGCTCGGCCAACTCAACCGCCCGCAATGGCCGAACATTCCCGGTCGCGACACGTTCAAGGGCGCCTCGATGCATTCGGCGCGCTGGGATCAGAGCGTGAGCCTCAAAGGCAAGCGCGTCCTCTGCATCGGCTCAGCCGCCAGCGCCGTGCAGCTCATTCCAGAGGTGGCGAAGGAAGCCGCGCACCTCACCGTCTTTCAGCGCACGCCGAACTGGTGCATCCCGCGCATGGATCAGGCCATCACCGACGAAGACAAGGTCCTGATGATGACCAATCCCGAGATCGCAATGAAGCTCGGCGCCATGACGCGCGAATTGATCTATGAGCGTGCCGATCATTTCTTTTGGCAGGCGTTCGAATGGACGCCCGAAGGCCGCGCCGCCCTCACCCGCCAATCGCTCGACCACCTCGCTGCGCAAATCCCGAACGAAACCCTCCGTAAGAAACTCACGCCGGACTATCCGATCGGCTGCAAGCGCGTGCTGATCGTGGATGATTTCTATCCGGCTTTGATGCGCGATAATGTTGAACTCGTCACCGAACGCATCGACCGCATCAGCGAGAACGGCGTCGTCACCAAGGATGGCGTCACACACGAAGGCGATGTCATCATCTACGCCACGGGGTTCGAGACCACCGATTGGCATTGGTCGCTTGATATGTATGGCCGTGGCGGCGTGCATTTGAGCGAAGCCTGGAAAGATGGCCCACAAGCCTATCTCGGCCTGCTCACCGCCGGCTTCCCCAATATGTTCATGCTCTACGGCCCCAACACCAACCTCGCGCACAATTCGATCACCTTCATGATCGAGCGCCAGGTCGAGTACATCGTCAAAACGCTCGCCGCCACGCGCGCGCAAAACGCCCGCTCCGTCACCGTGCGCGACGACGCGCAAGCGCGCTTCAACGCAGGCCTACAAGAGAGGCTCGCGAAAACCGTTTGGGCCGATCCGCACTGCGCGTCGTGGTATAAAAACGCCGCCGGCCGCATCACCCAAAACTGGGGCTCGCACACGCGCGATTACGCGAAGGCGACGGCCGAGCCGGTGTTGGCGGATTTGGAGCTGCGTTAG
- the hisN gene encoding histidinol-phosphatase: MTAHDIPRLLAFADMLADAARGAILPFFRNAHSIDHKGGDRFDPVTDADKAAEAAMRALIERDFPDHAILGEEYGERAGASGYQWVLDPIDGTRAFISGLTSWGVLIGLYYEGRPLIGIMDQPYLDERYRGWNDGANVTARGQTQAIKTRPCASLAQALASTTDPYLFSGAEAEAFARVRKATKLTRYGYDCYAYSMVAAGYLDCVVESGLKPFDIAALIPIIRGAGGDVVSWRGGDAAQGGQVLAVGDVALKPALLEMLGA; the protein is encoded by the coding sequence ATGACCGCGCACGACATCCCCCGCCTTCTCGCTTTCGCCGACATGTTGGCCGACGCGGCGCGCGGCGCGATCCTGCCGTTCTTTCGCAATGCGCACTCGATCGACCACAAAGGCGGTGACCGCTTCGATCCCGTCACCGACGCTGACAAAGCCGCCGAAGCCGCCATGCGCGCTTTAATCGAGCGCGACTTTCCCGATCACGCCATCCTTGGCGAAGAATATGGCGAGCGCGCCGGCGCGAGCGGCTATCAATGGGTGCTCGATCCGATCGACGGCACGCGCGCCTTCATCTCGGGGCTTACGTCCTGGGGCGTGCTGATCGGCCTCTATTACGAAGGCCGCCCGCTGATCGGCATCATGGATCAGCCCTATCTGGACGAGCGCTATCGCGGCTGGAACGACGGCGCGAACGTCACCGCGCGCGGGCAAACACAAGCGATCAAAACCCGCCCTTGCGCCAGCCTCGCCCAAGCGCTCGCCTCCACCACCGATCCCTATCTCTTCAGCGGCGCTGAAGCCGAAGCCTTCGCGCGCGTGCGCAAAGCCACGAAGCTCACGCGCTATGGCTATGATTGCTACGCCTATTCCATGGTCGCGGCTGGCTACCTCGATTGTGTCGTGGAAAGCGGCTTGAAGCCGTTCGACATCGCGGCCCTCATCCCGATCATTCGCGGCGCCGGCGGCGATGTCGTGTCCTGGCGCGGCGGCGATGCCGCCCAAGGCGGTCAAGTGCTGGCCGTGGGTGACGTCGCGCTGAAGCCCGCCCTATTGGAAATGCTAGGCGCCTAA
- a CDS encoding helix-turn-helix domain-containing protein — MANAIDLHVGKRLRRRRRLLGLTQQQLAESIGIRFQQIQKYECGANRVTASRLYELAVALNVPVNYFFEGLQAAAAPATPGAPGAPANDRDLIAADVLSQKETLELIRAYYKLGERPRRRLLDLAKALQDETTDAA; from the coding sequence ATGGCTAACGCCATTGACCTCCATGTCGGCAAGCGGCTTCGCCGCCGTCGCCGGCTCCTGGGCCTCACCCAACAACAATTGGCTGAGTCCATTGGCATCCGCTTCCAGCAGATCCAAAAATACGAATGCGGCGCCAACCGCGTGACCGCGAGCCGTCTGTACGAACTCGCCGTCGCGCTGAACGTGCCGGTGAACTACTTCTTCGAAGGCCTGCAGGCCGCTGCTGCTCCGGCGACGCCGGGCGCGCCGGGCGCACCTGCCAACGATCGCGATTTGATCGCGGCCGATGTGCTTTCACAGAAAGAAACGCTTGAGCTGATCCGCGCGTACTACAAGCTCGGCGAGCGTCCGCGTCGCCGCCTGCTCGATCTCGCGAAGGCGCTGCAAGACGAAACCACCGACGCGGCCTAA
- a CDS encoding MmcQ/YjbR family DNA-binding protein codes for MAITKARARKLALALEGASEVVHVDRPAFRTTRKIFATVPPDAQAVNLMFDVATQEFFCEQAPDMFSVMGGGWGRKGITVCDLKAADEATFLSALKAAHALAKPAPKKAKRTAKRS; via the coding sequence ATGGCGATCACTAAGGCTCGTGCCCGTAAACTCGCGCTGGCGCTCGAAGGCGCGAGCGAGGTGGTGCACGTCGATCGCCCGGCCTTCCGCACCACGCGCAAGATCTTCGCCACCGTGCCGCCCGACGCGCAGGCGGTGAATCTCATGTTCGACGTGGCGACGCAGGAATTCTTCTGCGAGCAGGCGCCGGACATGTTTTCCGTGATGGGCGGCGGTTGGGGCCGGAAGGGAATCACTGTGTGTGACCTGAAAGCCGCGGACGAAGCGACTTTCCTTTCCGCGCTCAAAGCTGCCCACGCTTTGGCAAAACCTGCGCCGAAAAAGGCAAAGCGCACAGCCAAACGCAGCTAG
- a CDS encoding YjhX family toxin — MNISKYEQRTLHALAQGGCIHHYKNDKGDIIAIDCLNRDGWRLNDCTLEIFKKLRRRRFIRSENGGPYRISRDGLAAVRAQLDNR, encoded by the coding sequence GTGAACATTTCAAAGTACGAGCAGCGCACGCTGCACGCGCTCGCCCAAGGCGGGTGCATCCATCATTATAAAAACGACAAGGGCGATATCATCGCGATCGATTGCCTCAACCGCGACGGTTGGCGGCTGAATGATTGCACGCTCGAAATCTTCAAGAAACTGCGCCGGCGTCGTTTCATCCGGAGTGAAAACGGCGGCCCCTATCGCATTTCCCGCGATGGTTTGGCCGCCGTGCGCGCGCAATTGGATAACCGGTGA